From a single Hippoglossus stenolepis isolate QCI-W04-F060 chromosome 2, HSTE1.2, whole genome shotgun sequence genomic region:
- the adra2a gene encoding alpha-2A adrenergic receptor has translation MEFINDTNQTLPEVARYKLHMSLPLTVLVGMMILLTVFGNVLVVIAVFTSRALRAPQNLFLVSLASADILVATLVMPFSLANELMGYWYFGEVWCEIYLALDVLFCTASIAHLCAISLDRYWSITQAIEYNLKRTPRRIKCIIFIVWVIAAVISFPPLITMEKENREEDPVCKINNDKWYVISSCIGSFFLPCVIMVLVYVRIYQIAKKRTRAPPGDRKRKVMLKMATIAAVNPKENGVGAEDHLCHENLNGKRDIELKEGVEGEEGPDEEKGDVNGVDIEESSSSDHKVKNPCSIKKKSAKGKTKLSQIKPGEEDNVPKRRQSTKGSRWKGRQNREKRFTFVLAVVIGVFVICWFPFFFTYMLMTLCESCPVPDTLFKFFFWFGYCNSALNPIIYTIFNNDFRRSFKKILCKRDTRRYV, from the coding sequence ATGGAGTTTATCAACGACACCAACCAGACTCTTCCAGAGGTGGCCCGGTACAAACTCCACATGTCCCTGCCGCTCACCGTGCTGGTGGGGATGATGATCCTGCTCACAGTGTTCGGTAATGTGCTGGTGGTCATAGCTGTGTTTACAAGCCGGGCCCTTAGGGCTCCGCAGAACTTGTTCCTGGTGTCCCTGGCGTCAGCGGACATTTTGGTGGCCACCCTCGTGATGCCCTTCTCCTTGGCCAATGAGCTCATGGGATACTGGTACTTTGGCGAGGTGTGGTGCGAAATCTATCTGGCACTCGATGTTCTGTTCTGCACTGCCTCTATCGCCCACCTCTGTGCCATCAGCTTAGATCGCTACTGGTCCATCACACAGGCCATCGAGTACAACCTAAAGAGGACGCCGCGCCGCATCAAGTGCATCATCTTCATCGTGTGGGTCATTGCAGCGGTTATCTCTTTCCCGCCACTCATCACcatggagaaagaaaacagggaGGAGGACCCTGTGTGTAAGATAAACAATGATAAGTGGTACGTCATCTCCTCCTGCATCGgctccttcttcctcccttgCGTCATCATGGTGCTGGTCTACGTGCGGATCTACCAGATCGCCAAGAAGCGGACGCGGGCGCCTCCAGGAGACAGGAAGCGGAAGGTGATGCTGAAAATGGCCACCATCGCTGCTGTCAACCCAAAGGAGAACGGCGTAGGAGCTGAGGACCACCTCTGCCACGAAAACCTAAATGGCAAGAGGGACATCGAGCTGAAGGAGGGagtggaaggagaagaagggCCAGACGAGGAGAAAGGAGACGTGAATGGGGTGGACATTGAGGAGTCGTCGTCGTCTGACCACAAAGTTAAGAATCCCTGCTCAATCAAAAAGAAATCGGCCAAGGGGAAAACCAAACTGAGCCAAATCAAACCAGGTGAGGAGGACAATGTCCCAAAGCGGAGGCAGAGCACCAAAGGCAGCCGCTGGAAGGGCCGCCAGAACCGGGAGAAACGGTTCACCTTCGTCCTAGCCGTGGTCATTGGAGTGTTTGTCATCTGCTGGTTTCCCTTCTTCTTTACCTACATGCTGATGACGTTGTGCGAGTCCTGCCCCGTGCCTGACACCCTGTTTAAGTTCTTCTTCTGGTTCGGTTATTGCAACAGCGCGCTGAATCCCATCATCTACACCATCTTCAACAATGACTTTAGGAGGTCGTTCAAAAAGATACTGTGCAAGAGGGACACGAGAAGATACGTATGA
- the shoc2 gene encoding leucine-rich repeat protein SHOC-2 produces the protein MSSTLGKEKDSKEKDPKGGPAGKEREKETKALAGLVKDGGKESKTKGKDAKEGKKDTSSSTPGVAFSVDNTIKRPNPAAGTRKKSSNAEVIKELNKCREENSMRLDLSKRSIHMLPTSIKELTQLAELYLYSNKLQSLPAEVGCLSGLVTLALSENSLTSLPDSLDSLKMLRMLDLRHNKLREIPAVVYRLMSLATLYLRFNRITTVEKDIRNLSKLTMLSIRENKIKQLPAEIGELCSLITLDVAHNQLEHLPKEIGNCTQITNLDLQHNELLDLPETIGNLASINRLGLRYNRLSAIPRSLAKCRELEELNLENNNISVLPEGLLSSLVNLTSLTLARNCFQSYPVGGPSQFSTIYSLNMEHNRINKIPFGIFSRAKVLSKLNMKDNQLTSLPLDFGTWTSMVELNLATNQLTKIPEDVCGLVSLEVLILSNNLLKKLPHSIGNLRKLRELDLEENKLESLPNEIAYLKDLQKLVLTNNQLTTLPRGIGHLTNLTHLGLGENLLQHLPEEIGTLENLEELYLNDNPNLHSLPFELALCSKLSIMSIENCPLSHLPPQIVAGGPSFIIQFLKMQGPYRAMV, from the exons ATGAGTAGTACTTTAGGCAAAGAAAAAGATTCAAAAGAAAAGGACCCCAAAGGTGGTCCAGcagggaaagaaagggaaaaggagACCAAGGCTCTGGCCGGTTTGGTCAAGGATGGAGGCAAAGAATCGAAGACCAAAGGGAAAGATGccaaagaaggaaagaaggacaCCAGCAGTTCAACACCGGGTGTTGCCTTCTCAGTTGACAATACGATAAAGCGGCCAAACCCGGCAGCAGGTACTCGCAAGAAGTCCAGTAATGCCGAGGTGATCAAAGAACTTAACAAGTGCAGGGAGGAGAACTCAATGAGACTGGACCTATCTAAACGGTCCATTCATATGCTACCCACTTCCATCAAGGAGTTGACGCAGCTCGCTGAACTCTACTTATACAGCAACAAGCTGCAGAGCCTGCCAGCTGAGGTGGGTTGCCTATCAGGCTTGGTCACACTGGCCCTGAGTGAGAACTCCCTGACCAGTTTACCCGACTCCCTGGACTCCCTTAAGATGCTTCGAATGCTCGACCTGCGGCACAACAAGCTGAGAGAGATACCGGCTGTCGTCTACCGGCTGATGTCTCTCGCCACGCTGTACCTGCGCTTCAACCGCATCACAACAGTAGAGAAGGACATCAGAAACCTGTCCAAGCTCACTATGCTCAGCATCAGAGAGAACAAGATTAAACAGCTGCCTGCAGAGATCG GGGAGCTTTGCAGCCTTATTACTCTAGATGTTGCCCATAACCAGTTGGAACACTTACCGAAAGAGATTGGGAATTGCACACAGATAACCAACCTCGACCTGCAGCACAATGAGCTCTTGGACCTACCAGAGACTATAG GGAATCTGGCCAGCATAAATCGCTTGGGTCTGAGATACAATAGATTATCAGCCATCCCCAGATCATTAGCCAAATGTCGAGAACTGGAGGAGCTAAACcttgaaaacaacaacatttcagtGTTGCCAGAG GGCCTGCTTTCAAGTTTGGTCAACCTGACGAGTCTAACACTGGCGAGGAACTGCTTCCAGTCTTACCCTGTGGGTGGACCATCCCAGTTCTCCACCATCTACTCCCTCAACATGGAGCACAACAGAATCAATAAGATACCTTTTGGTATCTTCTCCAGGGCCAAAGTGTTAAGCAAGCTTAACATGAAG GACAACCAGTTAACATCTCTGCCACTGGACTTTGGCACATGGACGAGCATGGTTGAGCTCAACCTGGCCACGAATCAGCTGACAAAGATCCCTGAGGACGTCTGTGGTCTCGTCTCTCTAGAG GTGTTAATATTGTCCAATAATCTTCTCAAGAAGTTACCACATAGTATTGGAAATTTGAGGAAGCTACGAGAGCTCGACTTGGAGGAAAACAAGTTGGAATCTCTGCCGAATGAAATCGCTTATCTTAAAGATTTACAG AAATTGGTGTTGACAAATAATCAGCTGACTACGTTACCCAGAGGCATCGGCCACCTCACCAACCTGACTCACCTGGGTTTGGGAGAGAACCTGCTGCAACACCTTCCCGAGGAGATTG GTACACTGGAGAACCTGGAGGAACTGTACCTCAACGACAACCCCAACCTGCACAGCCTCCCGTTCGAGCTGGCCCTCTGCAGCAAGCTGTCCATCATGAGCATCGAGAACTGTCCCCTCAGCCACCTGCCTCCGCAGATCGTGGCGGGAGGCCCCTCCTTCATCATCCAGTTCCTCAAGATGCAGGGACCGTACCGTGCCATGGTCTGA